A region of Thiobacter sp. AK1 DNA encodes the following proteins:
- a CDS encoding efflux RND transporter periplasmic adaptor subunit, whose amino-acid sequence MTDQASSIQRLLGREAVGGRRLMLVVAGLVLLAAAALAYFVQRNEAKPRYETEEAKRGRLEVTVSATGSLQPTNQVDVGSELSGIIDKVFVDVNDQVKRGQVLARLDTRRLEDQVARSRAALVAAEATVAQARATLQDARANLARLEEVARLSGGKVPSQAELETGRANVAKAEAAVKSAEAGVEQARATLRTDETNLAKASIRSPIDGVVLTRKVEPGQTVAASLQAPVLFTLAEDLTHMELQVNVDEADVGQVKPGQKATFTVDAWPGRKYPAVIERVAYGSQVTEGVVYYPTTLRVNNDDLSLRPGMTATAEILTAVHDDVLLIPNAALRFTPRTSASKKKGGILDALLPKPPRPESGRVPKEAKRKDAPRRVWVLQDGTPTAVEVTLGLSNGRVTEVLSGGLKPGMKVITDMSQPAK is encoded by the coding sequence ATGACCGACCAAGCTTCTTCCATCCAGCGCTTGCTGGGCCGCGAGGCCGTAGGCGGCCGGCGTCTCATGCTCGTCGTTGCCGGGCTCGTTCTGCTCGCCGCCGCTGCCCTGGCCTACTTCGTCCAGCGCAACGAGGCCAAACCCCGCTATGAGACCGAGGAAGCGAAACGGGGCCGCTTGGAAGTAACGGTATCCGCCACCGGCAGCCTGCAGCCCACCAATCAAGTGGACGTGGGCAGCGAACTGTCGGGCATCATCGACAAGGTATTCGTGGACGTGAACGACCAGGTGAAACGGGGTCAGGTGCTGGCGCGACTGGATACCCGGCGGCTTGAGGACCAGGTGGCGCGCTCCCGTGCCGCGCTGGTAGCAGCCGAGGCCACGGTCGCGCAGGCTCGCGCCACCTTGCAAGATGCCCGCGCCAATCTCGCCCGGCTGGAGGAAGTCGCGCGTCTGTCCGGCGGCAAGGTGCCCTCCCAGGCGGAACTGGAAACCGGGCGCGCCAACGTGGCCAAGGCCGAGGCGGCAGTCAAGAGCGCCGAAGCGGGCGTGGAACAGGCGCGCGCCACGCTGCGCACGGACGAGACCAATCTCGCCAAAGCCAGCATCCGCTCCCCCATCGACGGCGTGGTCCTGACGCGCAAGGTGGAACCGGGCCAGACCGTGGCCGCTTCGCTACAGGCACCGGTGTTGTTCACCCTGGCCGAGGACCTCACACACATGGAGCTACAGGTGAACGTGGACGAGGCGGACGTGGGCCAGGTAAAACCGGGACAGAAGGCCACCTTCACGGTGGATGCCTGGCCGGGGCGCAAGTATCCCGCAGTGATCGAGCGGGTGGCCTACGGCTCCCAGGTCACCGAAGGCGTGGTGTATTACCCCACCACCCTGCGGGTGAACAACGACGATCTCAGCCTGCGGCCCGGCATGACGGCGACAGCGGAGATCCTCACCGCAGTGCACGATGACGTTTTGTTGATACCCAATGCCGCGCTGCGCTTCACACCCCGCACCAGCGCCAGCAAGAAGAAAGGTGGCATCCTCGATGCCCTGCTGCCCAAGCCGCCGCGCCCGGAGAGCGGGCGGGTACCCAAGGAGGCGAAACGCAAGGATGCGCCGCGCCGCGTATGGGTGCTGCAGGATGGCACGCCGACGGCAGTGGAAGTCACCCTGGGTCTGAGCAATGGCCGGGTCACCGAAGTGCTGAGCGGTGGGCTCAAGCCGGGCATGAAGGTCATCACCGACATGAGCCAGCCGGCCAAATGA
- a CDS encoding ABC transporter permease → MIWNTLLLALRAIRRNLLRSFLTILGVVIGVASVITMVTLGDGATRAVSDQIASLGNNLLTLRPGQRLGLGFIGAPSFKVSDADAIAEQVPGVRAVAPVASRSTTVVAGANNWTTSITGSTVSYFEVGNWKLTEGRFFNESEERAGKSVCLLGQTVKRELFGSQSPIGEEIRVKQFACEVIGVLAPKGQSTMGADQDDTIVMPLRAVQRRLLGNTDVRAIMVSVKDAESMEKVKRQIEQLMRERRRLADNEDNNFTIFDTRQIADTLTGTIRVMTTLLGAVAAVSLLVGGIGIMNIMLVSVTERTREIGIRLAIGALERDVLLQFLIEAVALSAFGGLVGILVAFGAAMGLASLMQVPFLFNPSINLLAFLFAGAIGVIFGFFPARRAARLNPIDALRHE, encoded by the coding sequence ATGATTTGGAACACCTTGCTACTCGCTCTGCGGGCGATCCGCCGCAACCTGCTGCGCTCCTTCCTCACTATCCTGGGTGTGGTGATCGGTGTGGCCTCGGTGATCACCATGGTCACTCTCGGCGATGGCGCCACGCGCGCCGTCTCCGACCAGATCGCCAGTCTTGGCAACAACCTGCTCACTCTGCGTCCCGGCCAGCGCCTTGGCCTGGGCTTCATCGGTGCCCCCTCGTTCAAGGTCAGTGACGCGGACGCCATCGCGGAGCAGGTTCCCGGCGTGCGCGCGGTGGCGCCGGTCGCCAGCCGTTCCACCACCGTGGTGGCGGGCGCCAACAACTGGACCACCAGCATCACCGGCTCCACCGTGAGCTATTTCGAGGTGGGCAACTGGAAGCTCACGGAGGGCCGCTTCTTCAACGAAAGCGAGGAGCGCGCGGGCAAATCCGTATGCCTTTTGGGGCAGACGGTGAAACGCGAGCTATTCGGTAGCCAAAGCCCCATCGGCGAAGAGATCCGCGTCAAGCAGTTCGCCTGCGAGGTGATCGGCGTGCTAGCGCCCAAGGGACAGTCAACCATGGGTGCCGATCAGGACGACACCATCGTCATGCCCTTGCGCGCGGTTCAGCGCCGTCTCCTCGGCAACACTGACGTGCGCGCCATCATGGTTTCCGTCAAGGACGCGGAGTCCATGGAAAAGGTCAAGCGCCAGATCGAACAGCTCATGCGCGAACGGCGACGCCTCGCCGACAACGAAGACAACAACTTCACCATCTTCGATACGCGCCAGATCGCCGACACCCTCACCGGCACCATCCGTGTGATGACCACATTGCTGGGCGCGGTGGCGGCGGTCTCCCTGCTGGTGGGCGGCATCGGCATCATGAACATCATGCTAGTGTCGGTGACCGAGCGCACCCGCGAGATCGGCATCCGCCTCGCCATCGGCGCGCTGGAGCGGGACGTGCTCCTACAGTTTCTGATCGAGGCGGTGGCGCTTTCTGCCTTCGGCGGGCTGGTGGGCATCCTGGTCGCGTTCGGCGCCGCCATGGGGCTGGCGAGCCTAATGCAGGTGCCCTTCCTGTTCAATCCCAGTATCAATCTGCTTGCTTTCCTGTTTGCCGGCGCCATTGGCGTGATCTTCGGCTTCTTCCCCGCACGGCGCGCGGCACGCTTGAATCCCATCGACGCCCTGCGTCACGAGTAA
- a CDS encoding ABC transporter ATP-binding protein, whose product MSACLLRLQGVTKIYGRGRAAFQALRGVDLAIEAGEFVAVMGPSGSGKSTVMNILGCLDVPSDGHYWFEDLAVTQLSRDQRALLRRNQLGFVFQGFNLLPRTTALENVELPLLYRREPAARRHGLAREALAAVGLAGWEHHTPAELSGGQQQRVAIARAIVTRPRVLLADEPTGNLDTQTSGEIMELISGLNRDKGITVVMVTHEPDIAAWAQRVIHFRDGRVEREERR is encoded by the coding sequence ATGAGCGCATGCCTTTTGCGTCTTCAGGGCGTGACCAAGATCTACGGTCGCGGCAGGGCGGCCTTCCAGGCGCTGCGCGGCGTGGACCTGGCCATTGAGGCCGGCGAATTCGTCGCGGTCATGGGGCCCAGTGGTTCCGGCAAGTCCACGGTGATGAACATTCTCGGCTGCCTGGACGTTCCCAGCGACGGGCACTACTGGTTCGAGGATCTGGCCGTCACCCAGCTCAGCCGGGACCAGCGCGCCCTGTTGCGGCGCAATCAGCTCGGCTTTGTGTTCCAAGGCTTCAATTTGCTGCCCCGCACCACGGCGCTGGAAAACGTCGAGCTACCCTTGCTCTACCGGCGCGAGCCAGCGGCACGCCGTCACGGGCTGGCGCGCGAGGCGCTCGCTGCGGTGGGGCTCGCGGGCTGGGAACATCACACGCCTGCGGAACTCTCGGGTGGTCAGCAGCAACGGGTGGCCATCGCCCGCGCCATCGTCACCCGGCCGCGCGTGCTGCTGGCCGACGAACCCACCGGCAATCTGGACACCCAGACCAGCGGCGAGATCATGGAGCTGATCAGCGGGCTAAATCGGGACAAGGGCATCACCGTGGTCATGGTGACCCACGAGCCCGACATCGCCGCCTGGGCGCAGCGCGTTATCCACTTCCGCGATGGCCGGGTGGAAAGGGAGGAACGCCGATGA